AAAATGTCGCTGTGACGCCCGAAGGCGAGGCAGTCAAATGCCTTCTTCTTATTCTCCCGCACCGTAAATTTCAAATGCTCCTTACCAATAACCCTCGGAAAACCGACTACCTCTAATCCCCGAGTAGCAAAGATAGGCATCGGATTTTCTAAGCCAAAAGGTTCAAACTTCCGCAAAAATTCTAATAATTCTTGGGAGATATCGTTAAGGGAGATCTCGGCATCAATGAACAACTTCTTCTTTTTCAGTTCTGGGGTGATAAACTTCTCGGCATAACTTTCCATTCCCGAAATGAATTTATCAATATTTTCAATAGGTAAGGCTAAGCCGCAGGCGTATTTATGCCCACCAAAGCGCAAAAGGCAAGAAGAGTTTTCTAAGAGGGCATCGTAAAGAGAAAAACCGAAGATACTCCTTCCCGAACCCTTTCCCACCCCATCCTTTATTGTGATTAAAATTACTGGTAGATAGAATAAATCCCTCAATTTCTGAGCGACAATCCCAATCACCCCTTCGTGCCAACCTTCTTTTTTTAACACAAGGATTGGTTTTTTCTCTAATTCTTTTTTTTCAATAATCGCTTCCGCCTCTTTGAGAATTGACTTCTCAATCGTTTGCCGCTCCTTATTGTGTTCGTTTAACTCTTGGGCTAAAACCTCGGCTTCTTTTTCCTCCTCGGTTAAAAGGAGTTTCACCGCCTTTGTGGCATCGGCAATCCGACCGCTGGCATTAAGCCGGGGACCTAAGATATAACCAATATGATAACTATTGAGGGACGCCAATTTGATACCGCTAACTTTGGCTAATGCCCTGAGCCCCAAGTTTTTTGTCCGGCGCAATCTCTCAAGACCAATTTTGGCAAGAATCCGATTCTCATTAGTTAAAGGGACAATATCGCAGATTGTACTCAAGGCGACCAGGTCAAGATTTTCTAAGAGGGGTCTCTTATCATAACCGAATTGGGAGAGAAATCCCCATATCACCTTAAAGGCAACCCCACAACCAGAGAGATGCGTTTTACCCTTTGCCCCTTCCCTTTTGGGATTGACTACCGCATAGGCCGGAGGTAATTTATCTCTATTCTTCTCCCTTCTCGGCTGGTGGTGGTCACAGACAATCACATCAATCCCTAACTTCTTGGCTAATGAGAGGGAAGAGAAATCGGTTGTGCCGCAGTCAACCGTAATGATTAAAGAGAAACCATAAGAACGGGCAAAAAGGACCCCGGTCGTTGACAAGCCATAACCTTCCTTCTCCCGAGAAGGGAGATAAAATCCGACATGCGGATAAATTTTTGATAAAATCTTTACCAAGAGAGCGGTTCCGGTAATGCCGTCAACATCGTAGTCACCGTAGATTAAAATCTTCTCTTTTCTCTCTATCGCCCCTTTTATCCGAAAGATTGCCTTCTCGCAATCGGGTAAAAGAAGGGGATTTTCCAAATGAGACAATTTTGGCTCTAAAAATTTTTCTATCTCTTCCTTATCTTTTAACCCCCGTTGGTAAAGGAGGGCAAGCAAGACCGGAGGGAGAGAAGTTTCTCTTTTTAACCTTTCAAAATCTTCTCCCCATTCTCGCTTTGGGAATATCCACTCTAATTCCCTTCCCATCATTAAGGATAGAGAAAAAGGGAAATAAGTCAACTAAGTAAAAAGGCAAAAATTTTATTCTTTATCTTTGCCATGCGGGTTAGTGAAAAATTATCTCATTAGATAATTTTCTTAAAGGGGGATTTTGCCTTTAAGTCTTTCATTTTAGATAACTTAGCCCTATTTTCCTAAAAAGATGGGGGTCAGTTCCCCCTACGGTCTCCCTGGTGGGTAAAAAAGACTATGTTTCTCCCTATTTTCTTCCCTCTTTTCCTCAGCCTTTCCTCCAATACTTTTACTTTCTCTCCCCATCTTATCTCCAATTTTCCCCGGGTTCCTTCACAGGAAAAGGTCTCTTTTCCTCTCCCCTTCACCACCCGATAAAAAGCCTCCCTTTTTGTCCACGCTGAAGCCTATTAAAGGGAATAAAGGAATTGGGACTTTGGGAAAGAGGTTGACCAATCATTTTTTTCCCTTATAATGGGAGATGGAAGAAATAAGCAAACGCTTAGGTCCCCAAATCCTATTTGACTTTTCCGATATCTTAGAGGCAATCTCTTTTGTCCGGAAAAGTGGCTTTAAGGTCTTAGAGATAAATCTCAATAACCCATACTTCC
The window above is part of the candidate division WOR-3 bacterium genome. Proteins encoded here:
- the recJ gene encoding single-stranded-DNA-specific exonuclease RecJ — translated: MGRELEWIFPKREWGEDFERLKRETSLPPVLLALLYQRGLKDKEEIEKFLEPKLSHLENPLLLPDCEKAIFRIKGAIERKEKILIYGDYDVDGITGTALLVKILSKIYPHVGFYLPSREKEGYGLSTTGVLFARSYGFSLIITVDCGTTDFSSLSLAKKLGIDVIVCDHHQPRREKNRDKLPPAYAVVNPKREGAKGKTHLSGCGVAFKVIWGFLSQFGYDKRPLLENLDLVALSTICDIVPLTNENRILAKIGLERLRRTKNLGLRALAKVSGIKLASLNSYHIGYILGPRLNASGRIADATKAVKLLLTEEEKEAEVLAQELNEHNKERQTIEKSILKEAEAIIEKKELEKKPILVLKKEGWHEGVIGIVAQKLRDLFYLPVILITIKDGVGKGSGRSIFGFSLYDALLENSSCLLRFGGHKYACGLALPIENIDKFISGMESYAEKFITPELKKKKLFIDAEISLNDISQELLEFLRKFEPFGLENPMPIFATRGLEVVGFPRVIGKEHLKFTVRENKKKAFDCLAFGRHSDILHLIPGKENHIDIAYTFAEDNFFGKKRIKLYCEDLKIRE